From Juglans regia cultivar Chandler chromosome 6, Walnut 2.0, whole genome shotgun sequence, the proteins below share one genomic window:
- the LOC108979811 gene encoding GDSL esterase/lipase At3g27950-like, which yields MDSMRLYGVLRLVVLAFLVLPAVVLSSTRRCKFPAVFNFGDSNSDTGGRSAALSEVNQPNGETFFGHPSGRNCDGRLILDFIAEELKSPYLSPYLDSIGTDFRHGANFATGGSSVRPGGYSPFHLGIQISQFMRFKSQTEALYNNQLDPSRKMPPVKSSLPRPKDFSKALYIFDIGQNDLYYGFQYTTLEQVRLSIPDILSQLSQAVHQLYKEGARIFWVHNTGPIGCLPTRVINDRSKPGNLDQNGCVKPNNEIAQEFNGQLKDMVFKLRAQLPDVALTHVDMYSAKYALISNAKNEGFVDPFEFCCGTYYIDCGKKEIVYGTVYGNLCQNPSRHVSWDGIHYSESANLWVANRILNGSFSDPPVSIREACYHPKNLVGVEECN from the exons ATGGATTCGATGAGGCTATATGGTGTGTTGCGGCTCGtggttttggctttcttggtGCTTCCAGCGGTGGTGTTGAGCAGTACACGGAGATGCAAGTTTCCAGCAGTATTCAACTTTGGAGACTCAAACTCGGACACCGGAGGAAGATCTGCCGCATTGTCAGAGGTTAATCAACCCAATGGAGAAACCTTCTTTGGACATCCTTCGGGAAGGAATTGTGATGGCCGTCTCATCTTAGATTTTATAG CCGAGGAGCTGAAATCACCATACCTGAGTCCATACTTGGACTCGATCGGGACGGATTTCAGGCATGGTGCAAATTTTGCAACAGGAGGTTCATCCGTTCGTCCAGGAGGGTATAGTCCATTCCATCTCGGGATTCAGATTTCCCAGTTCATGCGTTTCAAATCTCAAACAGAAGCTCTGTATAACAATCAACTTGACCCTAGCA GAAAGATGCCACCAGTCAAAAGCAGCCTCCCAAGGCCTAAGGACTTCTCAAAAGCTCTTTACATATTTGATATTGGACAGAACGATCTGTACTATGGTTTTCAATACACAACATTAGAACAAGTTCGACTTTCCATCCCTGATATCTTAAGCCAGTTATCCCAAGCAGTGCAT CAATTGTACAAGGAAGGTGCAAGAATATTTTGGGTACATAATACAGGCCCAATCGGTTGCTTGCCAACAAGGGTTATAAATGACCGATCTAAGCCTGGTAATCTGGATCAGAATGGGTGCGTGAAGCCTAATAATGAGATAGCTCAGGAGTTCAACGGGCAGCTCAAGGACATGGTGTTTAAACTGAGGGCACAGCTCCCTGATGTAGCATTGACACATGTCGACATGTATTCCGCTAAATATGCACTAATCAGCAATGCAAAGAATGAAG GTTTTGTCGATCCATTTGAGTTCTGTTGTGGGACTTACTATATTGATTGTGGGAAGAAGGAAATAGTTTATGGAACGGTTTATGGTAATCTATGTCAGAATCCATCAAGGCACGTTAGCTGGGATGGCATACACTACTCTGAGTCAGCCAACCTATGGGTTGCAAACCGAATTCTCAATGGCTCCTTCTCTGACCCACCAGTTTCAATTCGGGAGGCTTGTTATCATCCCAAGAATTT GGTTGGTGTCGAGGAGTGTAACTAG